One Pseudomonas entomophila genomic window carries:
- a CDS encoding beta-ketoacyl-[acyl-carrier-protein] synthase family protein, with protein MTAYLNALGLVCALGRGQAEVAARLFAGDCSGMQPQDGWVPDRRPPVGAVSGELPAVPLPEQHSRNNQLLYCAALQIEPTIRQVIADFGPQRVGVVLGTSTSGIAEASAGIAHYLREGALPDSYRYDQQALSAPAEFLADWLQLSGPAYVISTACTSSGRALLSARRLLDLGLCDAVLCGGVDSLCGLTLNGFSALDAVSEQRCNPFSVNRDGINIGEGAALFVMTRTRPAQGHAIALLGAGASSDAHHISAPDPTGKGALQAMAKALDNAGLAAAQIDYLNLHGTATQHNDAMESLAVHALFGAGTPCSSSKPMTGHTLGAAGALEAAFCWLALSGHNPDGRLPPHVWDGQRDPQLANLALADSGHRLPQGRPRRLMSNSFAFGGNNVSLILGDTP; from the coding sequence ATGACTGCCTACCTCAACGCCCTGGGCCTGGTCTGCGCCCTCGGTCGCGGCCAGGCCGAGGTGGCCGCGCGCCTGTTCGCCGGTGACTGCTCCGGCATGCAGCCCCAGGACGGCTGGGTGCCGGACCGCCGCCCTCCCGTGGGTGCGGTGAGCGGCGAGCTGCCCGCCGTGCCGCTGCCCGAACAGCACAGCCGCAACAACCAGCTGCTCTACTGCGCGGCCCTGCAGATCGAACCAACGATCCGCCAGGTGATCGCCGACTTCGGCCCGCAGCGGGTCGGCGTGGTGCTGGGCACCAGCACGTCGGGCATCGCCGAAGCCAGCGCCGGCATCGCCCATTACCTGCGCGAAGGGGCCCTGCCCGACAGCTACCGTTACGACCAGCAAGCGCTGAGCGCCCCCGCCGAATTCCTCGCCGACTGGTTGCAACTGAGCGGCCCGGCCTACGTGATCTCCACCGCCTGCACCTCCAGCGGCCGGGCGCTGCTGAGCGCGCGCCGCCTGCTCGACCTGGGCCTGTGCGACGCGGTGCTGTGCGGTGGCGTCGACAGCCTGTGCGGACTGACCCTCAACGGTTTCAGTGCCCTGGACGCGGTCAGCGAACAACGCTGCAACCCGTTCTCGGTGAACCGCGACGGCATCAACATCGGCGAAGGCGCGGCGCTGTTCGTCATGACCCGCACGCGCCCGGCGCAAGGCCATGCCATCGCCTTGCTCGGAGCCGGCGCCAGCTCCGATGCCCACCACATCTCGGCACCGGACCCCACCGGCAAAGGTGCCTTGCAAGCCATGGCCAAGGCCCTGGACAATGCCGGCCTGGCCGCGGCGCAGATCGACTACCTGAACCTGCACGGCACCGCCACCCAGCACAACGACGCCATGGAAAGCCTGGCCGTGCATGCCCTGTTCGGCGCCGGCACGCCCTGCTCGTCGAGCAAGCCCATGACCGGCCACACCCTGGGCGCGGCCGGCGCGCTGGAAGCGGCCTTCTGCTGGCTGGCCCTGAGCGGGCACAACCCGGACGGCCGGCTGCCCCCTCATGTGTGGGACGGCCAGCGCGATCCGCAACTGGCGAACCTGGCCCTGGCCGACAGCGGCCATCGCCTGCCCCAGGGCCGCCCGCGCCGACTGATGAGCAATTCGTTCGCCTTCGGCGGCAACAATGTGAGCCTGATTCTCGGAGACACCCCATGA
- a CDS encoding hotdog family protein — protein sequence MIAWPLAELLPHAGDMILIDQVDSCDEEQIHTRTTVRPGGLFNRADGSLPAWLGLELMAQSVAAYAGCRARRLGQPVELGFLLGTRKYECDVEHFPAGAELHIHALRSLEDDNGMGVFECHLRGPGIHASARLNVYRPPQVASYLAEAGPEESPHD from the coding sequence ATGATTGCCTGGCCTTTGGCCGAACTGCTGCCCCACGCCGGCGACATGATCCTGATCGATCAGGTCGACAGCTGCGACGAGGAGCAGATCCACACCCGTACCACCGTGCGTCCCGGCGGCCTGTTCAACCGCGCCGACGGCAGCCTGCCGGCGTGGCTGGGCCTGGAGCTGATGGCCCAGAGCGTGGCTGCCTACGCCGGCTGCCGCGCCCGTCGCCTCGGCCAGCCCGTGGAGCTGGGCTTCCTGCTCGGCACCCGCAAGTACGAATGCGACGTCGAGCACTTCCCGGCCGGCGCCGAGTTGCACATCCACGCACTGCGTTCGCTGGAAGACGACAACGGCATGGGCGTGTTCGAATGCCACCTGCGCGGCCCCGGCATCCACGCCAGCGCCCGCCTGAATGTCTACCGCCCGCCGCAAGTGGCCAGCTACCTGGCCGAGGCGGGCCCTGAGGAGTCCCCCCATGACTGA
- a CDS encoding HAL/PAL/TAL family ammonia-lyase, protein MTMHPHEPVTFGETPLAIEDVLALAERRAPSRLQADAAYRERIARGARFLDTLLDKEGVIYGVTTGYGDSCVVAVPLEHVEALPRHLYTFHGCGLGRLLDAPATRAVLAARLRSLSHGVSGVRLELLERLQAFIEHDILPLIPEEGSVGASGDLTPLSYVAAALSGEREVMYRGERRTSADVHRELGWQPLVLRPKEALALMNGTAVMTGLACLAFARADYLLKLATRITALNVIALQGNPEHFDERLFAAKPHPGQTQVAAWLRQDLAIDAPLPPLHRLQDRYSLRCAPHVLGVLADSLGWLRGFIETELNSANDNPIIDGDAERVLHGGHFYGGHIAFAMDSLKNLVANVADLLDRQLALLVDVRYNHGLPSNLSGAEAERAMLNHGFKAVQIGASAWTAEALKQTMPASVFSRSTECHNQDKVSMGTIAARDALRVLELTEQVAAATLLAANQGVWLRQRLADAHALPPALAQMHAALLEDFAPVTEDRALEHDLRLCLARIGQRHWRLHA, encoded by the coding sequence ATGACGATGCATCCGCATGAGCCTGTAACCTTCGGCGAAACGCCGCTGGCGATCGAAGACGTCCTGGCCCTGGCCGAGCGCCGCGCCCCGTCGCGCCTGCAGGCCGACGCCGCCTACCGCGAGCGCATCGCCCGTGGCGCGCGCTTCCTCGACACCTTGCTGGACAAGGAAGGGGTGATCTATGGCGTGACCACCGGCTACGGCGACTCCTGCGTGGTGGCCGTGCCGCTGGAGCATGTCGAGGCCCTGCCCCGCCACCTCTACACCTTCCACGGCTGCGGCCTGGGCCGACTGCTCGACGCACCGGCCACCCGCGCCGTGCTGGCCGCGCGCCTGCGCTCGCTGAGCCATGGCGTGTCCGGCGTGCGCCTGGAACTGCTGGAGCGCCTGCAGGCCTTCATCGAGCACGACATCCTGCCGCTGATCCCCGAGGAAGGCTCGGTCGGCGCCAGCGGCGACCTGACGCCGCTGTCGTACGTGGCGGCGGCCCTGTCGGGTGAGCGCGAAGTGATGTACCGCGGCGAACGCCGCACCAGCGCCGACGTGCACCGCGAACTGGGCTGGCAGCCCCTGGTGCTGCGCCCCAAGGAAGCCCTGGCGCTGATGAACGGCACTGCGGTAATGACCGGCCTGGCCTGCCTGGCCTTCGCCCGCGCCGACTACCTGCTCAAGCTGGCCACGCGCATCACCGCGCTCAATGTCATCGCCCTGCAGGGCAACCCCGAGCACTTCGACGAGCGCCTGTTCGCCGCCAAGCCGCACCCCGGCCAGACACAAGTCGCCGCCTGGCTGCGCCAGGACCTGGCCATCGACGCCCCGCTGCCGCCGCTGCACCGCCTGCAGGACCGCTACTCGCTGCGCTGCGCGCCCCATGTGCTGGGCGTGCTGGCCGACAGCCTGGGCTGGCTGCGCGGGTTCATCGAAACCGAGCTCAACAGCGCCAACGACAACCCGATCATCGACGGCGACGCCGAGCGCGTGCTGCATGGCGGGCACTTCTATGGCGGGCACATCGCCTTCGCCATGGACAGCCTGAAGAACCTGGTGGCCAACGTCGCCGACCTGCTCGACCGCCAACTCGCCCTGCTGGTGGATGTGCGCTACAACCATGGCCTGCCGAGCAACCTCTCGGGTGCCGAGGCCGAGCGCGCCATGCTCAACCACGGTTTCAAGGCCGTGCAGATCGGCGCCAGCGCCTGGACCGCCGAGGCGCTCAAGCAGACCATGCCGGCCAGCGTGTTCTCCCGCTCCACCGAGTGCCACAACCAGGACAAGGTGAGTATGGGCACCATCGCCGCCCGCGACGCCCTGCGCGTGCTGGAACTGACCGAACAGGTCGCCGCCGCCACCCTGCTGGCCGCCAACCAGGGCGTCTGGCTGCGCCAGCGCCTGGCCGATGCCCACGCCCTGCCGCCAGCCCTGGCGCAGATGCATGCGGCGCTGCTGGAAGACTTCGCGCCGGTCACCGAGGACCGTGCCCTCGAGCACGACCTGCGCCTGTGCCTGGCCCGTATCGGCCAGCGCCACTGGAGGCTGCATGCGTAA
- a CDS encoding outer membrane lipoprotein carrier protein LolA, protein MSLGLRTGIASLFAGKPAPTGTSKAVGAGLPAKVPTLLTLLLLFVSPLTLAFTLDDLQKQLSEPAVVSGPFIQEKHLRALPQPLTSKGRFVLARDHGLLWLLQTPLRQDYRIDTQGIARRDPSGWQTLPARSAGAEQNRLFFAVLQGDSSGLQRDFELALSGDATHWQLRLTPRSLLLKQVFTRIDIAGGRYVERIELSETQGDSTVLRMPESQGASALSDAERSDFAD, encoded by the coding sequence ATGAGCCTCGGCCTGCGCACTGGCATTGCCAGCCTCTTCGCGGGTAAACCCGCTCCCACAGGCACCTCGAAAGCTGTGGGAGCGGGTTTGCCCGCGAAGGTCCCGACACTGCTCACCCTGTTGCTGCTGTTCGTTAGCCCGCTGACCCTCGCTTTCACCCTCGACGACCTGCAAAAGCAGCTCAGCGAACCCGCCGTGGTCAGCGGCCCGTTCATCCAGGAAAAACACCTGCGCGCCCTGCCCCAGCCACTGACCAGCAAGGGCCGCTTCGTCCTGGCCCGCGACCACGGCCTGCTCTGGCTGCTGCAGACCCCGCTGCGCCAGGACTACCGCATCGACACCCAAGGCATCGCCCGCCGCGACCCGAGCGGCTGGCAAACGCTGCCCGCACGCAGTGCCGGCGCCGAGCAGAACCGCCTGTTCTTCGCCGTGCTGCAAGGCGACAGCAGCGGCCTGCAACGCGACTTCGAACTGGCGCTGTCGGGCGACGCCACGCACTGGCAACTGCGCCTGACCCCGCGCTCGCTGCTGCTCAAGCAAGTATTCACCCGCATCGACATCGCCGGCGGGCGTTACGTCGAGCGCATCGAACTGAGCGAGACCCAGGGCGACAGCACCGTGCTGCGTATGCCCGAGAGCCAAGGCGCCAGCGCCCTCAGCGACGCGGAGCGCAGCGACTTTGCCGACTGA
- a CDS encoding sodium:proton antiporter has product MTVLLFWALALLLFALACALGKRVGLIPIVSQLLLATLVLPLLMLLWVEPHWQLDGAALVAPGWLKTLYGCSFALLLGHILADVAELRVDREALKLAIPSFLVPFACGLACALWLLDQGGLTALALGLVFAITAIPVLYLYLRAIDYPPAASRRLLQAAILIDLACWLLLGLGQGSLQPGSLAWPLLAAVLPVPLHFIGLRAPKVYGALFLTLLFVAEHYRLNALVFGIGYLACLAWLKVPMRLPLSSTWNRRLQQGVAVPLILTYGVVQIDVHHALQGFDALQLAALLALPIASKLLGNWLGLCWAAPSFAGASKWRESLLLNIRGLSEIVFLNLLLQQGLIGPALYFALMLMSLVATLMPALAGLHRIPLNTAPTARSPHAEL; this is encoded by the coding sequence ATGACCGTGTTGTTGTTCTGGGCCCTGGCCCTGCTGCTGTTCGCGCTGGCCTGCGCGCTCGGCAAGCGCGTGGGGCTGATCCCGATCGTCAGCCAGCTGCTGCTGGCGACCCTTGTACTGCCGCTGCTGATGCTGCTGTGGGTCGAGCCGCACTGGCAGCTCGACGGCGCCGCGCTGGTCGCGCCGGGCTGGCTCAAGACCCTGTACGGCTGCAGCTTCGCCCTGCTGCTGGGGCACATCCTCGCCGACGTCGCCGAGCTGCGCGTCGACCGCGAGGCGCTGAAACTCGCCATACCCAGTTTCCTGGTACCCTTCGCCTGCGGCCTGGCCTGCGCGCTGTGGCTGCTGGACCAGGGCGGCCTCACCGCGCTGGCCCTGGGCCTGGTGTTCGCCATCACCGCGATCCCGGTGCTGTACCTGTACCTGCGCGCCATCGACTATCCACCCGCGGCCAGCCGGCGCCTGTTGCAGGCGGCGATCCTCATCGACCTGGCCTGCTGGCTGCTGCTGGGGCTCGGCCAGGGCAGCCTGCAACCAGGCAGCCTGGCCTGGCCGCTGCTGGCCGCGGTCCTGCCCGTGCCGCTGCACTTTATCGGCCTGCGAGCGCCCAAGGTGTATGGGGCGCTGTTCCTGACACTCTTGTTCGTCGCCGAGCACTACCGGCTCAACGCCCTGGTCTTCGGTATCGGTTACCTGGCCTGCCTGGCCTGGCTCAAGGTCCCGATGCGCCTGCCACTGTCGAGCACCTGGAACCGCCGCCTGCAACAGGGCGTGGCGGTGCCGTTGATCCTCACCTACGGCGTGGTGCAAATCGACGTGCACCACGCCCTGCAAGGCTTCGATGCGCTGCAACTGGCCGCCCTGCTGGCCCTGCCGATCGCCAGCAAGCTGCTGGGCAACTGGCTGGGCTTGTGCTGGGCCGCCCCGTCGTTCGCCGGCGCGAGCAAGTGGCGCGAGAGCCTGCTGCTGAACATCCGCGGCCTGAGCGAAATCGTTTTTCTCAACCTGCTGCTGCAACAGGGGCTGATCGGCCCGGCGCTGTACTTCGCCCTGATGCTGATGAGCCTGGTCGCCACCCTGATGCCGGCATTGGCCGGCCTGCACCGGATTCCCCTGAATACTGCCCCGACGGCAAGGAGCCCTCATGCCGAACTGTGA
- a CDS encoding acyl-CoA thioesterase, which translates to MRNPGVFHVDSEIVVPFFDVDSMHIVWHGHYVKYLEVARCALLDRLEHDYLRMQASGYAWPVIDLQLRYIRGATFGQRLTVRASLVEWENRLKIHYLISDATTGERMTRASTVQVAVHIESGEMQLASPQAMLDAVAKVLP; encoded by the coding sequence ATGCGTAACCCCGGGGTGTTCCACGTCGACAGCGAGATCGTCGTGCCGTTCTTCGACGTCGACAGCATGCACATCGTCTGGCACGGCCACTATGTGAAGTACCTGGAAGTCGCCCGCTGCGCGCTGCTCGACCGCCTGGAGCACGACTACCTGCGGATGCAGGCCAGCGGCTATGCCTGGCCGGTGATCGACCTGCAATTGCGCTACATCCGCGGCGCCACCTTCGGCCAGCGCCTGACCGTGCGCGCCAGCCTGGTGGAGTGGGAGAACCGCCTGAAGATCCACTACCTGATCAGCGATGCCACCACCGGCGAGCGCATGACCCGCGCCAGCACCGTGCAGGTGGCCGTGCACATCGAAAGCGGCGAGATGCAACTGGCCTCCCCCCAGGCCATGCTCGACGCCGTCGCCAAGGTGCTGCCATGA
- a CDS encoding class I SAM-dependent methyltransferase: MSQQPYLSDTYVEETRIGFWFLRSHTWQHHVLRVAINDLRRLFDGEPPQAPVLLDAGCGQGKSFKHLVQTFAPSRLLGTDADPHSLALSAAEAQRLGVEVELRGSDCAALQFPDASVDILFCHQTFHHLVEQEKALAEFHRVLKPGGYLLFAESTEAYIDTWVIRWLFRHPMHVQKSAEGYLQMLRDQGFEFAAHNVSYPYLWWSRSKDFGLLERLGLRKPPPVGQREETLVNVVARKPLEQP; the protein is encoded by the coding sequence ATGAGCCAACAGCCTTACCTGAGCGACACCTACGTCGAAGAGACCCGCATCGGCTTCTGGTTCCTGCGCAGCCACACCTGGCAGCACCATGTGCTGCGCGTGGCGATCAACGACCTGCGCCGGCTGTTCGACGGCGAACCGCCCCAGGCGCCGGTGCTGCTGGACGCCGGCTGCGGCCAGGGCAAGTCGTTCAAGCACCTGGTGCAAACATTCGCACCGTCACGCCTGCTGGGCACCGACGCCGACCCGCACAGCCTGGCGCTGAGCGCCGCCGAGGCGCAACGGTTGGGTGTCGAAGTGGAGCTGCGCGGCAGCGACTGCGCGGCGCTGCAGTTCCCCGACGCCAGCGTCGACATCCTGTTCTGCCACCAGACCTTCCACCACCTGGTGGAGCAGGAGAAGGCCCTGGCCGAGTTCCACCGTGTGCTCAAGCCCGGTGGCTACCTGCTGTTCGCCGAGTCCACCGAAGCCTACATCGACACCTGGGTGATCCGCTGGCTGTTCCGCCACCCCATGCATGTGCAGAAAAGCGCTGAAGGCTACCTGCAGATGCTGCGCGACCAAGGCTTCGAATTTGCCGCGCACAACGTGTCCTACCCTTATCTATGGTGGAGCCGCTCGAAGGACTTCGGCCTGCTCGAACGCCTGGGCCTGCGCAAGCCGCCACCGGTTGGCCAGCGCGAGGAAACCCTGGTCAACGTGGTGGCGCGCAAGCCACTGGAGCAACCATGA
- a CDS encoding MMPL family transporter, translating to MPTERLLPRLFAGLLLIMLAVAGWQWHRGAPLSADLMTLVPGATQDPLVQQAEQRMQEPLNRELLVLVGHPQREQAVALAEHLAAQWQASGLFEKVQWSVQTDLQALRGQLLQGRLAMLAARDRQLLAEQPDTFIEQRLQSLFDPFAGFSLVASQDDWLGLTGRIQQSQPKPVNVQLDTASGALVAEADGQQWVLLRARTLGNAFDMHLPLQVADLLAHARVEASQQGAQLLAASGLLYAAAGQQQASREITWVGGGATVGILLLLLLAFRRWRVLLAFVPVLVGMLFGSVVCVALFGQMHVMTLVLGSSLIGVAVDYPLHYLSKSWSLQPWRSWPAVRLTLPGLSLSLATSCIGYLALAFTPFPALTQIAAFSAAGLVGAYLSAVCLLPALLGGVELRPAQWPLRVAQWLTELRAGLLRRVPSAALLALLVLFCAAGLWRLDSRNDVRQWVGSPPQLLEEAQAVARVTGYQPTSQFYLVRGANPQQLLERLRALSEKLDELVDLGKLKGYMSLDRLVASPAEQARTLQALERLPEHWQPLLAQGVPETALQAELKQLRQLPIQSIDDVLAGPLGEPWRALWLGQVDQGVAAVVSLQGLNDTALLRLQADGLPGVQLVDRLGELNQLFAATQVSAAELKLLSCALILVLLVLPFGLRGALRIVALPLLAALCSLALLGWFGQPLTLFSLFGLLLVTAIGVDYAILMHERVGGEAVSLLGTLLAALTTWLSFGLLALSNTPAVSNFGLAVSLGLAMSFILAPWAASREGAHS from the coding sequence TTGCCGACTGAACGCCTGTTGCCGCGCCTGTTCGCGGGCCTGCTGCTGATCATGCTCGCCGTGGCCGGCTGGCAATGGCATCGGGGCGCGCCGCTGTCGGCCGACCTGATGACCCTGGTACCGGGCGCCACCCAGGACCCGCTGGTCCAGCAAGCCGAGCAACGCATGCAGGAGCCGCTCAACCGCGAGCTGCTGGTGCTGGTCGGCCACCCCCAACGCGAACAGGCCGTCGCCCTGGCCGAACATCTGGCCGCCCAGTGGCAGGCCAGTGGCCTGTTCGAGAAGGTGCAGTGGAGTGTGCAGACCGACCTGCAGGCCCTGCGCGGGCAACTGCTGCAAGGACGCCTGGCGATGCTCGCGGCCCGCGACCGCCAGTTGCTGGCCGAGCAGCCCGACACTTTCATCGAACAACGCCTGCAAAGCCTGTTCGACCCCTTCGCCGGCTTCAGCCTGGTGGCCAGCCAGGATGACTGGCTCGGCCTGACCGGCCGCATCCAGCAAAGCCAACCCAAGCCGGTCAACGTGCAACTGGACACCGCCAGCGGCGCGCTGGTCGCCGAAGCCGACGGCCAGCAGTGGGTGCTGCTGCGCGCCCGCACCCTGGGCAACGCTTTCGACATGCACCTGCCCTTGCAGGTGGCCGACCTGCTGGCCCACGCCCGCGTCGAGGCCAGCCAGCAAGGCGCCCAGCTGCTGGCGGCCAGCGGCCTGCTCTACGCCGCGGCCGGCCAGCAACAGGCCAGCCGCGAGATCACCTGGGTCGGCGGCGGCGCCACCGTGGGCATCCTGCTGCTGTTGCTGCTGGCCTTCCGCCGCTGGCGCGTGCTGCTGGCCTTCGTGCCAGTGCTGGTGGGCATGCTGTTCGGCTCGGTGGTGTGCGTGGCGCTGTTCGGGCAGATGCACGTGATGACCCTGGTGCTCGGCTCCAGCCTGATCGGTGTGGCCGTCGACTACCCGCTGCACTACCTGTCCAAGAGCTGGAGCCTGCAACCCTGGCGCAGCTGGCCGGCCGTGCGCCTCACGCTACCGGGGCTGAGCCTGAGCCTGGCGACCAGTTGCATCGGCTACCTGGCCCTGGCCTTCACGCCGTTCCCCGCGCTGACCCAGATCGCCGCGTTCTCGGCCGCCGGCCTGGTCGGCGCCTACCTCAGCGCCGTGTGCCTGCTGCCGGCCTTGCTCGGCGGCGTCGAGCTGCGCCCGGCCCAGTGGCCGCTGCGGGTCGCGCAATGGCTGACCGAGCTGCGCGCCGGCCTGCTGCGCCGTGTCCCCAGCGCCGCGCTGCTGGCCCTGCTGGTGCTGTTCTGCGCCGCCGGGCTGTGGCGTCTGGACAGCCGCAACGACGTGCGCCAGTGGGTCGGCAGCCCGCCCCAACTGCTGGAAGAAGCCCAGGCAGTCGCGCGCGTCACCGGTTACCAGCCCACCAGCCAGTTCTACCTGGTACGCGGCGCCAACCCGCAGCAACTGCTGGAGCGCCTGCGGGCGTTGTCGGAAAAACTCGACGAGCTGGTCGACCTGGGCAAGCTCAAGGGCTACATGTCCCTCGACCGCCTGGTTGCCAGCCCCGCCGAGCAGGCGCGCACCCTCCAGGCACTGGAACGCCTGCCCGAACACTGGCAACCGTTGCTGGCCCAGGGCGTTCCGGAAACCGCGTTGCAGGCCGAGCTCAAGCAATTGCGCCAACTGCCGATCCAGTCCATCGACGATGTCCTCGCCGGCCCCTTGGGTGAGCCCTGGCGCGCCTTGTGGCTGGGCCAGGTGGACCAGGGCGTGGCCGCCGTCGTCAGCCTCCAGGGGCTGAACGACACTGCCTTGCTGCGCCTGCAAGCCGATGGCCTGCCCGGCGTGCAACTGGTGGACCGGCTGGGTGAGTTGAACCAGCTGTTCGCCGCCACCCAGGTCAGCGCCGCCGAGCTCAAGCTGTTGTCGTGCGCGCTGATCCTGGTGCTGCTGGTGCTGCCGTTCGGCCTGCGCGGAGCCTTGCGCATTGTCGCCCTGCCCCTGCTCGCCGCGCTGTGCAGCCTGGCCCTGCTGGGTTGGTTCGGCCAGCCGCTGACGCTGTTCAGCCTGTTCGGCCTGCTGCTGGTGACCGCCATCGGCGTCGACTACGCGATCCTCATGCATGAGCGTGTCGGCGGCGAGGCGGTGAGCCTGCTGGGCACCCTGCTGGCGGCACTGACCACCTGGCTGTCGTTCGGCCTGCTGGCCCTGTCGAACACCCCGGCGGTGAGCAATTTCGGCCTGGCGGTGAGCCTGGGCCTGGCAATGAGCTTCATCCTGGCCCCTTGGGCCGCGTCGCGCGAAGGAGCGCACAGCTGA
- a CDS encoding NAD(P)/FAD-dependent oxidoreductase, translated as MPNCELQQRQVLVIGAGPSGAIAAALLKRKGHDVLVLERQRFPRFSIGESLLSHCLDFVEEAGMLEAVQAAGFQHKNGAAFAWGEEYSAFDFGLTFSQGKPSTFQVQRAQFDQLLADQAQAQGVEIRYEHEIVSVDMGGDCPRVRVRRPEGDEYEVESAFVLDASGYGRVLPRLLELEAPSNFPVRQAVFTHIEDRIDHPGFDRDKILITTHPEHRDIWFWTIPFSNGRTSLGVVAAAERFAEAPADLDACLKHFVAQTPSLAKVLANAVWDTPARTIGGYSANVSTLHGPGFALLGNAAEFLDPVFSSGVTIAMRSASMAANLLHRQLEGEAVDWQAEFATPLKRGVDTFRAYVEGWYDGSFQDVIYHPGSSPEIRAMISSILAGYAWDLRNPFVAEPKRRLRTLAELCAREPA; from the coding sequence ATGCCGAACTGTGAACTGCAACAACGCCAGGTGCTGGTGATCGGCGCCGGGCCTTCCGGCGCCATCGCCGCCGCCCTGCTCAAGCGCAAGGGCCACGATGTGCTGGTGCTGGAGCGCCAGCGCTTCCCCCGCTTCTCCATCGGCGAGAGCCTGCTGTCCCACTGCCTGGACTTCGTCGAAGAGGCCGGGATGCTCGAGGCCGTGCAAGCGGCGGGCTTCCAGCACAAGAACGGCGCCGCCTTCGCCTGGGGCGAAGAATACAGCGCGTTCGACTTCGGCCTGACCTTCTCCCAGGGCAAGCCGAGCACCTTCCAGGTGCAGCGTGCGCAGTTTGACCAGTTGCTCGCCGACCAGGCGCAAGCCCAGGGCGTGGAGATCCGCTACGAGCACGAGATCGTCAGCGTCGACATGGGCGGTGACTGCCCGCGTGTGCGGGTGCGCCGCCCCGAGGGTGACGAATATGAAGTGGAAAGCGCCTTCGTGCTCGACGCCAGCGGTTACGGCCGCGTGCTGCCACGCCTGCTGGAACTGGAAGCACCGTCGAACTTCCCGGTGCGCCAGGCGGTGTTCACCCATATCGAGGACCGCATCGACCACCCCGGTTTCGACCGCGACAAGATCCTCATCACCACCCACCCCGAACACCGTGACATCTGGTTCTGGACCATCCCGTTCAGCAATGGCCGCACGTCTCTCGGCGTGGTCGCCGCCGCCGAGCGCTTCGCCGAGGCACCGGCCGACCTGGACGCCTGCCTCAAGCACTTCGTGGCCCAGACCCCAAGCCTGGCCAAGGTGCTGGCCAACGCCGTGTGGGACACCCCGGCGCGTACCATCGGTGGCTACTCGGCCAACGTCAGCACCCTGCACGGCCCGGGCTTCGCCCTGCTGGGCAATGCCGCCGAGTTCCTCGACCCGGTGTTCTCCTCGGGCGTGACCATCGCCATGCGCTCGGCGAGCATGGCCGCCAACCTGCTGCACCGTCAGCTGGAGGGCGAGGCGGTGGACTGGCAGGCCGAGTTCGCCACGCCGCTCAAGCGCGGCGTCGACACCTTCCGCGCCTATGTCGAAGGCTGGTACGACGGCAGCTTCCAGGATGTGATCTACCACCCCGGCAGCTCGCCGGAGATCCGCGCCATGATCAGCTCGATCCTGGCCGGTTACGCCTGGGACTTGCGCAACCCGTTCGTCGCCGAGCCCAAGCGCCGCCTGCGCACCCTGGCCGAGCTGTGCGCGAGGGAGCCGGCATGA
- the fabG gene encoding 3-oxoacyl-ACP reductase FabG: MTDTILVTGSSRGIGRAIALRLARAGFDLVLHCRSGRAEADAVAAEVQALGQQARVLQFDVADRAACKAILEADVETHGAYYGVVCNAGLTRDGAFPALTEEDWDQVMRTNLDGFYNVLHPLTMPMIRRRAPGRIVCVTSVSGLIGNRGQVNYSASKAGLIGAAKALAIELGKRRITVNCVAPGLIDTAMLDEHVPVDELLKMIPAGRMGTPEEVAGAVNFLMSPEAAYITRQVLAVNGGLC, from the coding sequence ATGACTGACACCATCCTGGTCACCGGCTCCAGCCGTGGCATCGGCCGGGCCATCGCCCTGCGCCTGGCACGCGCCGGTTTCGACCTGGTCCTGCACTGCCGCAGCGGCCGCGCCGAGGCCGACGCCGTCGCCGCCGAGGTCCAGGCCCTGGGCCAGCAGGCACGGGTGCTGCAGTTCGATGTCGCCGACCGCGCGGCCTGCAAGGCCATCCTGGAAGCCGACGTGGAGACCCACGGCGCCTACTACGGCGTGGTGTGCAACGCCGGCCTGACCCGCGACGGCGCCTTCCCGGCGCTGACCGAAGAGGATTGGGACCAGGTCATGCGCACCAACCTGGACGGTTTCTACAACGTCCTGCACCCGCTGACGATGCCGATGATCCGCCGCCGCGCGCCGGGCCGCATCGTCTGCGTCACCTCGGTGTCCGGGCTGATCGGCAACCGCGGCCAGGTCAACTACAGCGCCTCCAAGGCCGGCCTGATCGGCGCCGCCAAGGCCCTGGCGATCGAGCTGGGCAAGCGCCGCATCACCGTCAACTGCGTGGCCCCGGGGCTGATCGACACCGCCATGCTCGACGAGCACGTGCCGGTGGACGAGCTGCTGAAGATGATCCCTGCCGGGCGCATGGGTACGCCGGAAGAAGTGGCCGGCGCGGTGAATTTCCTCATGTCGCCCGAGGCGGCCTACATCACCCGCCAGGTGCTGGCGGTCAACGGAGGGCTGTGCTGA